A section of the Portunus trituberculatus isolate SZX2019 chromosome 20, ASM1759143v1, whole genome shotgun sequence genome encodes:
- the LOC123506445 gene encoding cuticle protein CP1158-like: MRILVVVAAVVAVAAASPIGFARKGVGLIGRSGIVTVDGRIIPFTKEFMDDIVEIGEAGIVTKSGKNVHLTLDLHRLKRDVTTGFTRPKIGSIGFSGAVLTDGTIIQFTPEFIDDILYFGESGIITKSGKNVQLTADLKRV, encoded by the exons ATGAGGATCCTT GTAGTAGTGGCGGCAGTGGTAGCTGTGGCAGCAGCCAGCCCCATCGGCTTCGCCAGGAAAGGGGTTGGTCTCATTGGACGCAGCGGCATCGTTACCGTCGATGGTCGCATCATTCCCTTCACAAAGGAATTCATGGACGACATCGTGGAAATCGGAGAGGCTGGTATTGTGACCAAGTCCGGCAAGAACGTTCACCTCACCCTGGACCTGCATCGCCTGAAGCGTGACGTTACCACCGGATTCACACGGCCTAAGATTGGCTCCATTGGATTCTCTGGCGCTGTCCTCACTGACGGAACCATCATCCAGTTCACGCCAGAGTTCATCGACGACATCCTCTACTTCGGAGAGTCTGGTATCATCACCAAGTCCGGCAAGAACGTGCAGCTCACCGCTGACCTCAAGCGCGTGTAA
- the LOC123506643 gene encoding glycoprotein-N-acetylgalactosamine 3-beta-galactosyltransferase 1-like, translating into MVPQIPLSRRWWLVACVCLAALLFCVLLWPGKLYSKSRPAVLPRGRLLRSSDGGLQRRPRLRPGTQEPRVICMVVTTPQHHRGRSRHLKATWGHWGNGAYPKTVFLSSIPDDVLQNVISHIFQGILNDLSHMPSSVFILYEDLWGKVVDGFLQLNASAADWFLKADDDTFLIYPNLLNLLEHLDPSEALYLGLPLIYRPEEGEEITYMSGGAGYVLSRAALTRLQAARDLAYCRYPGHTRYEDVNMGYCMASLGVRAADTRDGLGRPRFLPYPPWRLLQPEPHPDFAWLVNFSKYKFRFGPESLSDLVITFHEIRDPVDFYLIQYLVNDLRLLPPSASRPFTLSQTPSP; encoded by the exons ATGGTTCCTCAAATCCCTCTGTCGCGGCGCTGGTGGCTTGTTGCCTGCGTATGCCTCGCTGCCTTGCTCTTCTGTGTCTTGCTGTG GCCAGGAAAGCTATATTCAAAATCACGGCCTGCCGTCCTGCCTCGTGGGCGGCTCCTCAGAAGTAGTGATGGAGGCCTGCAGAGGAGACCACGCCTTAGGCCGGGGACTCAGGAGCCGAGGGTAATTTGTATGGTGGTGACCACGCCGCAACACCATCGAGGGAGATCACGCCACCTCAAGGCTACGTGGGGCCACTGGGGAAACGGCGCCTACCCCAAaacagtctttctttcttccataccCGATGACGTCCTGCAAAACGtcatttctcacatttttcaag GCATCTTGAATGACCTCTCCCACATGCCTTCCAGTGTTTTCATCCT CTACGAGGACCTCTGGGGAAAGGTTGTGGATGGCTTTCTGCAGCTAAACGCGTCTGCGGCTGACTGGTTCCTGAAGGCTGATGACGACACTTTTCTAATCTACCCTAACTTGTTGAATCTCCTGGAGCACCTCGATCCTTCAGAGGCTCTCTATCTCGGCTTGCCCCTAATCTACCGGCCAGAG gaaggggaggaaataaCCTACATGAGCGGCGGAGCGGGGTACGTGCTGAGCAGAGCCGCCCTCACCAGGCTGCAGGCCGCTCGCGACCTTGCATACTGCCGCTACCCGGGCCACACTCGATATGAAGACGTCAACATGGGTTACTGCATGGCCTCTCTCG GCGTGCGCGCGGCCGACACCCGGGACGGCCTGGGGCGGCCAAGGTTCCTGCCATACCCACCGTGGCGCCTTCTCCAGCCTGAACCTCATCCAGACTTCGCCTGGCTGGTTAACTTTAGCAAATACAAATTTCGCTTC ggCCCAGAGAGCCTCAGTGACCTTGTAATAACCTTTCATGAAATCCGAGACCCCGTGGACTTCTACTTGATACAATATTTGGTGAACGATCTGCGACTCCTACCGCCGAGTGCCTCACGTCCCTTCACGCTCTCCCAAACTCCTTCACCGTGA